Proteins from one Luteibaculum oceani genomic window:
- the rpsH gene encoding 30S ribosomal protein S8 — MFSDPIADYLTRIRNAAMAGKKVVEIPGSNLKRDITRILFDKGYILSYKFEDDGKQGVIKIALKYDRNTKKSVIRELKRISTPGLRKYAGAENLPRVLNGLGIAILSTSKGVMTDKEARKENVGGEVICYIH, encoded by the coding sequence ATGTTTAGTGATCCAATAGCTGATTATTTAACTCGAATCAGAAATGCCGCAATGGCAGGGAAAAAAGTAGTTGAAATTCCCGGTTCGAACTTGAAAAGAGACATTACTCGTATTTTATTTGATAAAGGTTATATCCTGAGTTATAAATTCGAGGATGATGGTAAACAAGGTGTAATTAAGATCGCTCTTAAATACGACCGAAATACCAAGAAATCTGTAATAAGAGAGCTTAAAAGAATAAGTACTCCAGGTTTAAGAAAGTATGCTGGTGCAGAAAATCTTCCTAGAGTATTAAACGGTTTAGGTATCGCCATCCTATCTACTTCTAAAGGTGTAATGACCGATAAAGAGGCTAGAAAAGAGAATGTAGGTGGTGAAGTAATTTGTTACATCCATTAA
- the rpsE gene encoding 30S ribosomal protein S5 → MKKVRATDIELKDRLVGINRVTKVTKGGRTFSFSAIVVVGDENGIVGHGLGKAKEVTEAISKGIEDAKKNLIEVPLKNGTIPHSQKGKFGGARVLIKPAAHGTGVIAGGAMRAVLESVGVTDVLAKCLGSANPHNVVKATMDALASLRDAGSIAAERGVSLDNVFKG, encoded by the coding sequence ATGAAAAAAGTTAGAGCTACAGATATTGAATTAAAGGATCGCCTGGTTGGTATCAACCGTGTTACTAAAGTAACTAAAGGTGGACGTACGTTTAGCTTCTCTGCAATTGTTGTTGTAGGAGATGAAAACGGAATTGTTGGACATGGTCTTGGAAAAGCTAAGGAAGTAACCGAAGCAATTAGCAAGGGTATCGAAGACGCTAAGAAAAACTTAATCGAAGTTCCTTTAAAGAACGGTACTATTCCACATAGCCAAAAAGGTAAATTCGGTGGTGCAAGAGTGTTAATTAAGCCTGCTGCACACGGTACCGGAGTTATTGCTGGTGGTGCAATGCGTGCAGTATTAGAATCTGTTGGTGTAACAGACGTACTTGCAAAATGCCTTGGATCTGCTAACCCACATAACGTGGTTAAGGCTACAATGGATGCACTTGCGTCTTTAAGAGATGCAGGATCTATTGCTGCTGAAAGAGGTGTTTCTTTAGATAACGTTTTTAAAGGATAA
- a CDS encoding DNA-directed RNA polymerase subunit alpha codes for MAILDFQKPDKVIMIQSDDFHGQFEFRPLEPGYGITIGNALRRILLSSLEGFAITSFRIEGVEHEFSTIKGVVEDVTEIVLNLKQVRFKRQIESTDNETLSFTVSGQDQFTAGDIGKNTSAFQVLNPDLVICNMDKGVKLTMEVTIGKGRGYRPSEENHIENAPIGTIFIDSIFTPIRNVKYNIENYRVEQKTDYEKLNIELITDGSINPKNALQEAAKILIHHFMLFSDEKITLEEPEKTETEEFDESSLHMRQLLKTKLVDMDLSVRALNCLKAADIETLGDLVSYNRNDLLKFRNFGKKSLTELEDLVESKGLNFGMNVSKYKLDKE; via the coding sequence ATGGCAATTCTAGATTTCCAAAAGCCTGACAAGGTAATCATGATTCAGTCGGATGACTTTCACGGTCAGTTCGAGTTTAGACCCCTTGAACCAGGTTATGGAATTACCATTGGTAATGCACTGAGAAGGATTTTACTTTCTTCTCTTGAGGGCTTTGCCATTACATCTTTCCGTATCGAAGGTGTTGAACACGAGTTCAGCACTATAAAAGGTGTAGTTGAAGATGTTACTGAAATAGTCCTAAATCTAAAGCAAGTTAGATTTAAACGTCAGATTGAATCGACTGACAATGAGACTTTAAGTTTTACCGTATCTGGACAAGATCAATTCACCGCCGGTGATATTGGAAAAAATACTTCGGCTTTCCAGGTGTTAAACCCAGATCTAGTGATCTGCAACATGGACAAAGGCGTTAAGCTTACCATGGAGGTTACCATCGGAAAAGGAAGAGGTTACCGTCCTTCTGAAGAGAATCATATTGAAAATGCTCCTATTGGAACCATTTTTATCGATTCTATCTTTACCCCTATCAGAAATGTTAAATACAACATTGAAAACTACAGGGTAGAGCAGAAAACGGATTACGAAAAACTGAACATCGAATTGATTACCGATGGATCAATCAATCCTAAAAATGCACTTCAAGAGGCAGCTAAGATTTTGATCCACCACTTCATGCTTTTCTCTGACGAGAAAATTACACTTGAAGAACCAGAGAAAACAGAAACTGAAGAATTCGATGAGTCTTCACTTCACATGCGTCAGTTGCTTAAAACTAAGCTTGTGGATATGGATCTATCTGTTAGAGCTTTAAATTGTTTAAAGGCTGCAGATATTGAAACTCTAGGTGACTTGGTTTCATACAATAGAAACGACCTTCTGAAATTCAGAAACTTCGGAAAGAAATCTCTTACCGAGCTTGAAGACCTTGTTGAGTCTAAAGGATTGAATTTTGGAATGAATGTCAGTAAATACAAATTGGACAAGGAATAA
- the secY gene encoding preprotein translocase subunit SecY, with amino-acid sequence MKNFIETIKNIWSIEELRNRILTTLGLLLIFRIGSYVVIPGVNSDVLASTSSASGGGIADLLSMFTGGAFSRASIFALGIMPYISASIIMQLAGIAIPPIQKMQKEGESGRKKLNQYTRFLTIIICVLQAPSYIFTTIDPAARPQSAFWLTTAVILLTTGCLFVMWLGERITDKGIGNGISLLIMIGIISSLPFAFFQELVARVDNGGLVIFIVEIVALLLVIAMTIMIIQGTRKIPVQYARKMAGGGTRAVSGARQYIPLKVNSSGVMPIIFAQAIMFVPLYIAQATGTQSGILVELANFGGFWYNLLFATMIILFTYFYTAIMVNPTQMADDMKRNGGFIPGVKPGKSTADYLDNMLSKLTLPGSIFLAFIAILPAIAMLFGVKQQFSIFFGGTSLLIMVGVVLDTLQQIESHLLSRHYDGLMKTGKIAGKNPAFGMAS; translated from the coding sequence ATGAAGAACTTTATTGAGACCATAAAGAACATTTGGAGCATTGAGGAGCTAAGGAATAGAATCCTTACCACTCTTGGCTTACTACTGATTTTTAGAATCGGTTCATATGTTGTAATACCTGGGGTAAACTCCGATGTTTTAGCTTCTACCTCCAGCGCAAGCGGGGGTGGTATTGCTGATTTACTTAGTATGTTTACTGGTGGTGCCTTCTCTAGGGCATCAATTTTTGCATTGGGAATTATGCCATACATTTCTGCATCTATTATTATGCAGTTAGCCGGTATAGCTATTCCTCCTATTCAGAAAATGCAAAAAGAGGGTGAAAGTGGTCGCAAAAAGCTAAATCAGTACACTAGATTCTTAACCATTATCATTTGTGTACTTCAAGCTCCAAGTTACATCTTTACAACTATCGATCCCGCGGCTAGACCTCAATCAGCTTTCTGGTTAACTACTGCAGTGATCCTTCTTACTACTGGATGTTTATTCGTAATGTGGTTAGGAGAAAGAATTACTGACAAAGGAATTGGAAATGGTATCTCCCTATTAATTATGATAGGAATTATTTCTAGCCTTCCTTTTGCGTTTTTCCAAGAATTGGTTGCTAGAGTTGATAACGGTGGACTTGTAATTTTCATTGTGGAGATAGTAGCTCTATTGCTTGTAATCGCCATGACCATTATGATCATTCAGGGAACTAGAAAAATTCCAGTTCAATATGCTCGTAAAATGGCAGGTGGTGGTACACGTGCAGTAAGTGGTGCTAGACAATACATCCCACTAAAAGTAAATTCTAGTGGTGTAATGCCTATCATTTTCGCTCAGGCGATCATGTTCGTACCTCTTTACATAGCGCAAGCAACAGGAACTCAAAGCGGGATTTTAGTGGAATTAGCCAACTTCGGTGGATTCTGGTACAACCTTCTTTTTGCCACTATGATTATTCTTTTCACATACTTCTATACTGCGATTATGGTTAATCCAACGCAGATGGCTGATGATATGAAAAGGAATGGAGGATTCATTCCTGGAGTGAAGCCGGGTAAGAGTACGGCGGACTATTTGGATAATATGTTATCGAAATTAACACTTCCGGGTTCCATATTTCTAGCTTTTATTGCAATTTTGCCGGCCATTGCAATGTTGTTTGGAGTAAAGCAGCAATTTTCAATCTTCTTTGGAGGTACATCACTTCTTATTATGGTAGGGGTGGTATTAGATACCCTACAACAGATTGAGAGTCATTTGTTAAGCCGTCACTATGATGGATTAATGAAAACTGGAAAAATTGCAGGTAAAAATCCAGCCTTTGGGATGGCTAGTTAA
- the rplR gene encoding 50S ribosomal protein L18 produces MAFNKQERRRKLKARVRKHITGTAERPRLSVFRSNKQIYAQLINDVEGVTLGSASSLKIEEAQNKPKKEQAEIVGKAIAELGKGKGISKVVFDRNGYLYHGRVKALADAARSEGLEF; encoded by the coding sequence ATGGCGTTTAACAAGCAAGAGAGGAGAAGAAAGTTGAAGGCTCGTGTGAGAAAACACATTACGGGTACTGCAGAGCGTCCAAGATTAAGTGTTTTTAGATCTAATAAGCAGATCTACGCACAGTTAATTAACGATGTAGAGGGAGTGACTTTAGGATCAGCATCTTCTTTAAAAATAGAAGAAGCTCAAAATAAGCCTAAGAAAGAGCAAGCAGAGATTGTTGGTAAAGCAATAGCTGAGCTTGGAAAAGGTAAAGGGATTTCTAAAGTTGTATTTGATAGAAATGGATACTTGTACCATGGTAGAGTAAAGGCTCTAGCTGATGCTGCAAGATCTGAAGGATTAGAATTTTAA
- the rplQ gene encoding 50S ribosomal protein L17, whose translation MRHGKKFNHLGRKTGHRKAMLANMAVSLIEHKRLVTTVAKAKALRQYAEPILTKAKEDTTHSRRTVFSYLKNKEAVTELFREIAPKIATRPGGYLRIIKTGNREGDNAEMCLIELVDYNELYSIDKKPAGKKRSRRGSKAKKAADTNVEATSKAAESTENKEADNGDAEAKND comes from the coding sequence ATGAGACACGGGAAGAAATTTAATCACTTAGGTCGTAAAACCGGTCATAGAAAAGCGATGTTGGCGAACATGGCGGTATCTTTAATCGAGCATAAAAGATTAGTTACCACAGTTGCTAAAGCGAAAGCTTTACGTCAATATGCAGAACCTATTTTGACAAAAGCTAAAGAAGATACTACTCACTCGAGAAGAACCGTATTTTCTTACCTTAAAAATAAAGAAGCAGTTACTGAATTGTTCAGAGAAATTGCTCCTAAAATTGCAACGCGTCCAGGAGGATACCTTCGTATCATTAAAACTGGAAACCGTGAAGGTGATAACGCTGAAATGTGTTTGATCGAATTAGTTGACTACAACGAGTTGTACTCAATTGATAAGAAGCCTGCTGGTAAGAAGCGTTCACGTAGAGGATCTAAAGCTAAGAAAGCTGCTGATACAAATGTAGAAGCTACTTCTAAAGCTGCTGAGTCTACTGAAAATAAGGAAGCAGATAATGGTGATGCAGAAGCTAAAAACGACTAA
- the ykgO gene encoding type B 50S ribosomal protein L36 produces the protein MKVRASLKKRSAECKIVRRKGKLYVINKKNPKFKQRQG, from the coding sequence ATGAAAGTGAGAGCTTCTTTGAAGAAGAGGTCTGCAGAATGCAAGATCGTGAGAAGAAAGGGTAAGTTGTATGTAATCAACAAAAAGAACCCTAAGTTTAAACAAAGACAAGGTTAA
- the rplO gene encoding 50S ribosomal protein L15, producing MNLNSLSPAKGSVKNNTRKGRGSGSGKGGTSTRGHKGAKSRSGYSRKIGFEGGQMPLQRRVPKFGFKNLNRIAYKGINVSTLQTISEAKGIEEFTPEVFVELGLVSGKERVKVLGGGELSKKLTVTCHAVSASAKEIIEKNGGSVSTI from the coding sequence ATGAACTTAAATAGCTTAAGCCCTGCAAAGGGATCAGTTAAAAATAATACCCGTAAAGGAAGAGGTTCTGGTTCGGGTAAAGGTGGAACCTCTACAAGAGGACACAAGGGAGCAAAATCTCGTTCTGGTTACTCTAGAAAAATTGGATTTGAAGGTGGTCAAATGCCTCTTCAAAGAAGAGTACCTAAGTTCGGATTTAAGAACTTAAACAGAATTGCATACAAAGGAATTAACGTTTCTACCCTGCAAACTATTTCTGAGGCTAAAGGAATTGAGGAGTTTACTCCTGAGGTTTTTGTAGAACTAGGTTTAGTTTCTGGAAAAGAAAGAGTTAAAGTACTAGGTGGTGGAGAGCTTTCTAAAAAGTTAACCGTTACTTGTCATGCAGTTTCTGCATCCGCTAAAGAAATTATTGAAAAAAATGGTGGCTCTGTAAGCACCATTTAA
- the rplE gene encoding 50S ribosomal protein L5 — translation MSSQPRLKKTYTEEVVPALQDEFKYKSPMQVPRLEKIILSQGLGKAVADKRIVDSALEEMALITGQKPVATKSKKDVSNFKLRKGMPIGAMVTLRGEKMYEFLDRLISIALPRTRDFRGVSPKGFDGRGNFNMGIKEQIIFPEIDIEKVKHINGMDITFVTSAQTDAEAKALLEKFGFPFVKK, via the coding sequence ATGAGCTCACAACCACGTTTAAAGAAAACATATACCGAGGAGGTTGTTCCTGCGCTACAAGACGAGTTTAAGTACAAGTCACCTATGCAGGTTCCTCGCCTTGAAAAGATCATTTTATCTCAAGGTTTAGGTAAAGCAGTAGCTGATAAAAGAATTGTTGATAGCGCATTAGAAGAAATGGCTTTAATCACTGGTCAAAAACCAGTTGCCACGAAATCTAAAAAGGACGTATCTAACTTTAAACTTCGTAAAGGAATGCCTATCGGTGCGATGGTAACCTTACGTGGTGAGAAAATGTACGAATTCCTTGATAGATTGATTTCGATTGCACTTCCAAGAACCAGAGACTTTAGAGGGGTAAGCCCAAAAGGTTTTGATGGTAGAGGAAACTTCAACATGGGAATTAAAGAGCAAATCATTTTCCCAGAAATCGATATTGAGAAAGTAAAGCATATTAACGGAATGGACATCACTTTCGTGACTTCAGCTCAAACGGATGCAGAAGCGAAAGCGTTGTTGGAGAAATTCGGATTCCCCTTTGTTAAAAAATAG
- the rpsN gene encoding 30S ribosomal protein S14 — protein sequence MAKESMKARERKRERLVEKYAEKRAALKAAGDWDELQKLPKNSSRVRLHNRCKLTGRPRGYMRQFGISRVTFREMAVQGLIPGVKKSSW from the coding sequence ATGGCAAAAGAATCAATGAAAGCGCGTGAGCGCAAGAGAGAGAGATTGGTAGAGAAGTATGCCGAGAAAAGAGCAGCTCTTAAAGCAGCTGGAGATTGGGATGAGCTACAAAAGCTTCCTAAAAACTCTTCTCGTGTTCGTTTACACAATCGTTGTAAGCTAACTGGAAGACCTAGAGGGTATATGCGTCAATTTGGAATTAGCAGGGTAACTTTCAGAGAAATGGCCGTACAAGGTCTTATTCCTGGAGTTAAAAAATCAAGCTGGTAA
- the rpsM gene encoding 30S ribosomal protein S13, whose amino-acid sequence MARIAGIDLPKNKRGEIGLTYIYGIGRSRARKILELAGVDYNIKVQDWNDDQLASIRGALNENFKVEGALRSEVQLNIKRLMDIGCYRGIRHRVGLPLRGQRTKNNSRTRKGKRKTVANKKKATK is encoded by the coding sequence ATGGCAAGAATCGCAGGTATAGATCTTCCAAAGAATAAGAGGGGAGAGATTGGGCTAACCTACATTTACGGGATTGGACGTAGCAGAGCACGTAAAATTCTAGAGTTAGCCGGGGTTGATTACAATATTAAAGTTCAGGATTGGAACGATGACCAACTAGCCAGCATTAGAGGTGCTTTGAACGAAAATTTCAAAGTGGAAGGTGCCTTGCGTTCAGAGGTTCAGCTTAACATTAAGCGTCTTATGGACATCGGTTGTTACCGTGGAATCCGTCATAGAGTTGGCCTACCGTTAAGAGGACAGCGTACTAAGAACAACTCAAGAACTCGTAAGGGTAAACGTAAGACTGTTGCTAACAAGAAGAAGGCAACTAAATAA
- the rplN gene encoding 50S ribosomal protein L14 gives MIQQESRLKVADNSGAKEVLCIRVLGGTKRRYASVGDKIVVSVKDAMPSGNAKKGIVSKAVVVRTRKEVRRADGSYIRFDDNAVVLLNNADEMRGTRIFGPVARELREKQFTKIVSLAPEVL, from the coding sequence ATGATTCAACAGGAGAGTAGATTAAAAGTGGCGGACAACAGTGGAGCAAAAGAGGTTTTGTGTATCCGTGTATTGGGTGGAACAAAACGTAGATATGCCTCTGTTGGAGATAAAATAGTTGTATCAGTAAAAGATGCAATGCCTTCTGGTAACGCTAAGAAGGGAATTGTTTCTAAAGCAGTTGTTGTACGTACTCGTAAAGAAGTTAGAAGAGCTGATGGTTCTTACATCAGATTCGATGATAACGCAGTAGTACTTCTAAACAACGCAGACGAAATGAGAGGTACTCGTATTTTTGGGCCAGTTGCTCGTGAATTACGTGAAAAGCAGTTCACTAAGATTGTTTCACTAGCCCCTGAGGTACTTTAA
- the rpsD gene encoding 30S ribosomal protein S4, with translation MARYRGPKSKVARRFREAIFGPDKALERKNYPPGFHGPNKRRSKQSEYAIQLQEKQKAKYTYGILERQFSNMFKKASASKGITGEVLLGMCESRLDNTVFRLGIASTRRGARQLVTHRHITVNGDVVNIPSYQLKPGDKISVRERSKSLEVITNSLTSGRKNYDWLVWDNDSMTGTFVQMPERTQIPENIKEQLIVELYSK, from the coding sequence ATGGCAAGATATAGAGGACCAAAATCGAAAGTAGCGAGAAGATTTAGAGAGGCCATCTTTGGACCTGATAAAGCCCTAGAGCGTAAGAATTACCCTCCTGGATTTCACGGACCAAACAAAAGACGTTCTAAGCAGTCTGAATATGCTATCCAATTACAGGAAAAGCAAAAAGCTAAATATACCTACGGTATCCTAGAGAGACAATTCTCTAACATGTTTAAGAAAGCTTCTGCTAGTAAAGGTATTACTGGTGAGGTGCTTTTAGGAATGTGTGAAAGTAGATTAGATAATACTGTGTTTAGATTAGGGATCGCTTCTACTAGAAGAGGAGCTCGTCAGCTGGTTACACACAGACATATTACGGTTAACGGTGATGTTGTAAACATTCCTAGTTACCAATTAAAGCCTGGAGATAAGATTTCTGTGCGTGAGCGCTCAAAATCTCTTGAGGTTATTACAAATAGCTTGACAAGTGGTCGTAAAAACTACGACTGGTTAGTTTGGGATAATGATTCTATGACAGGAACTTTCGTTCAAATGCCTGAGCGTACACAAATTCCTGAGAACATTAAAGAACAACTAATCGTCGAGCTTTACTCTAAATAA
- the carA gene encoding glutamine-hydrolyzing carbamoyl-phosphate synthase small subunit — MKEFNAVLLLSDGTVFHGNPAGHIGTTSGEICFNTGMTGYQEIFTDPSYFGQIMVTATAHIGNYGVSSEDIESEDIKIAGLVCKKFSQTFSRPAASGSLEEEFKKNKLVGICDVDTRALVRHIRKSGAMNAVISSDGKSIDELKEILNNTPSMEGLELSSKVSCKEKFTEGPDNAEFKVALMDYGVKKNIVRCLVERNCQVDVYPYSTKAEEVLSKDYDGIMLSNGPGDPSAMPEEIKEVSKLLASGKPLFGICLGHQLLALSLGLKTEKMRFGHRGINHPVKNLVNGSCEITSQNHGFVVSNESVENSDKVELTHQHLNDQTVAGISVKGQKAFSVQYHPEASPGPHDSRYVFDQFIDNMKASK, encoded by the coding sequence ATGAAAGAATTTAACGCAGTTTTATTGTTATCCGATGGAACAGTTTTCCACGGAAACCCAGCTGGGCATATTGGTACTACCAGCGGTGAAATCTGTTTCAATACAGGTATGACCGGCTACCAAGAAATTTTTACAGACCCATCTTATTTTGGACAAATTATGGTAACCGCAACAGCACACATAGGAAACTATGGTGTTAGTTCCGAGGATATAGAATCCGAGGATATAAAAATTGCGGGTCTGGTTTGTAAAAAGTTCTCTCAAACTTTTAGTAGACCTGCCGCTTCAGGTAGTTTGGAAGAAGAGTTTAAAAAGAACAAACTGGTTGGAATCTGCGATGTAGATACACGCGCCTTGGTAAGACATATTCGTAAATCTGGAGCCATGAATGCCGTGATTTCATCGGATGGTAAATCCATTGACGAGCTAAAGGAAATCCTAAATAACACTCCTTCTATGGAGGGGCTGGAGCTTTCTTCTAAGGTTTCTTGTAAGGAGAAATTTACCGAAGGGCCAGACAATGCTGAATTTAAAGTAGCATTAATGGACTATGGGGTGAAAAAGAATATTGTTCGTTGTCTAGTAGAAAGAAACTGTCAGGTTGATGTATACCCATACAGCACAAAAGCAGAGGAAGTTCTAAGTAAGGATTATGACGGAATAATGCTTTCAAATGGACCTGGAGATCCCAGTGCTATGCCCGAGGAGATTAAGGAGGTTTCGAAGTTGCTTGCTTCAGGAAAACCACTTTTTGGTATTTGTTTAGGACATCAGTTGTTGGCATTAAGCCTTGGGCTTAAAACCGAAAAAATGAGATTCGGACACAGAGGTATTAACCATCCAGTTAAAAACTTGGTTAATGGATCTTGTGAAATTACATCCCAGAATCATGGATTTGTAGTTTCCAATGAATCAGTTGAAAATAGCGATAAGGTGGAACTAACACATCAACATCTAAATGATCAGACGGTTGCTGGAATTTCTGTGAAAGGACAGAAAGCATTTTCGGTTCAGTATCACCCAGAAGCATCACCTGGTCCTCACGATTCTAGATACGTATTCGATCAGTTTATTGATAACATGAAAGCCAGTAAATAA
- the infA gene encoding translation initiation factor IF-1 — protein MAKQSSIEQDGTIVEALSNAMFKVELENGHVLVAHISGKMRMNYIKILPGDRVKVEMSPYDLSKGRITYRYK, from the coding sequence ATGGCGAAACAATCATCCATAGAGCAAGACGGAACAATTGTAGAGGCATTGTCCAATGCAATGTTCAAAGTAGAGTTAGAGAATGGGCACGTATTAGTAGCCCACATTTCAGGGAAGATGAGGATGAATTACATCAAGATCCTACCTGGTGATAGAGTAAAAGTAGAAATGTCTCCTTATGATTTATCAAAGGGGCGTATAACATACAGATATAAATAG
- the rplX gene encoding 50S ribosomal protein L24, with product MQKKLHIKVGDQVKVIAGNHKGEEGKVMSIDRVKERAIVEGVNMISKHVKPSATNPQGGIEKKEAGIHISNLMVIVGGTAQRTAVKVEDGKKVRIGVKSKEVLK from the coding sequence ATGCAGAAGAAACTACATATCAAAGTTGGTGACCAAGTGAAAGTTATCGCTGGTAACCACAAAGGAGAAGAAGGGAAGGTGATGTCGATAGATCGCGTAAAAGAACGTGCTATCGTAGAAGGTGTGAACATGATTTCTAAGCATGTTAAGCCAAGCGCAACTAACCCTCAAGGAGGAATAGAGAAAAAAGAGGCCGGAATCCACATTTCTAACCTTATGGTTATAGTGGGCGGAACTGCACAACGCACTGCAGTGAAGGTAGAAGATGGCAAGAAAGTGCGAATTGGTGTGAAATCTAAAGAGGTTTTAAAGTAA
- the rpsK gene encoding 30S ribosomal protein S11 codes for MAKTNTKKKKKVKVEAAGQAHISSTFNNIIISLCNSEGQVISWSSAGKMGFRGSKKNTPFAAQVAAEDCAKEAYENGLRRVKVFVKGPGGGRESAIRSIHNSGIEVTEIVDITPIPHNGCRPPKRRRV; via the coding sequence ATGGCAAAAACGAACACCAAAAAGAAGAAGAAAGTAAAAGTAGAGGCTGCTGGTCAGGCTCACATTTCTTCTACATTCAACAATATTATCATCTCGCTTTGTAACAGCGAGGGACAGGTGATTTCTTGGAGTAGTGCCGGTAAAATGGGCTTTAGAGGTTCTAAGAAAAACACTCCTTTCGCAGCGCAGGTTGCGGCAGAAGATTGTGCAAAGGAAGCTTACGAAAATGGTCTTAGAAGAGTAAAGGTTTTCGTTAAAGGACCAGGTGGAGGAAGAGAATCTGCGATCAGATCTATTCACAATTCAGGAATTGAGGTAACAGAAATAGTAGATATTACTCCTATACCTCATAACGGATGTCGTCCTCCTAAAAGAAGAAGAGTATAA
- the rplF gene encoding 50S ribosomal protein L6, which produces MSRIGKAPIKIESGVDVKISDKNVVTVKGPKGELTETVDPAIGVEVKEGEIIVTRPSEAKPHKAKHGLYRALINNMVEGVTKGYEKKLELVGVGYRAAMKGNVLELALGFSHAIAMYLPSEVKVEVTAEKGKNPIIALSSHDKQLLGQVCAKIRSLRAPEPYKGKGVKFVGEEIRRKAGKSAAKK; this is translated from the coding sequence ATGTCTAGAATTGGAAAGGCACCTATCAAAATAGAATCTGGAGTAGATGTTAAGATCTCCGATAAAAATGTGGTTACCGTAAAGGGACCCAAAGGAGAATTAACTGAAACAGTTGATCCAGCTATTGGTGTAGAAGTTAAGGAGGGTGAGATTATCGTAACAAGACCTTCAGAAGCAAAGCCACATAAAGCAAAACACGGTCTTTATCGTGCTTTGATCAACAATATGGTAGAAGGAGTAACCAAGGGATACGAGAAAAAACTTGAATTAGTAGGGGTAGGATACCGTGCTGCTATGAAAGGTAATGTTCTTGAATTAGCTCTTGGTTTTTCGCATGCTATTGCAATGTACCTTCCATCTGAAGTTAAAGTAGAGGTTACTGCAGAGAAAGGTAAAAACCCAATTATTGCGCTATCATCTCATGATAAGCAATTGTTAGGTCAGGTTTGTGCTAAAATCCGTTCTCTAAGAGCACCAGAACCTTACAAAGGAAAAGGTGTGAAGTTTGTTGGTGAAGAGATTAGAAGAAAAGCTGGTAAGTCGGCTGCTAAAAAATAA
- the rpmD gene encoding 50S ribosomal protein L30 codes for MGKIVIKQVKSSIDRPQDQKRTLVALGLKKLNRSVEKDATPAILGMVNKVKHLVEVTEVK; via the coding sequence ATGGGAAAGATTGTTATTAAGCAAGTAAAGAGTAGTATAGATCGTCCTCAGGACCAAAAAAGAACGCTAGTAGCTCTTGGTCTTAAGAAGTTAAATAGATCTGTTGAAAAGGATGCTACACCAGCTATTCTTGGAATGGTGAACAAGGTGAAGCACCTAGTAGAAGTTACTGAAGTAAAATAA